The DNA region CAACCTGCCGCCCGGCGGCTCGCCCCCCGGATTCCAAACGCCGGACGTCCTCGTCCGCTGGGGCCCGAAACACCACGCGATGCTGACGCGGGACTCCGGCACCGACGGCGGACTCTTCATCACGGAGAACATCGAGGCGACCCCCGTCGTCTGGACGGAGCTCGGTAACAACGCCGAGTTCCCTTCGGAGTCGGGGTGCGCGGTGTACGCCGCGACGAACGCAGCGACGTTCTACGTCCAGACCGGGAACTGCAACGGGGAAGGAACCGGCGACCAGCTCTGGAAATACGTGGGGACCGACCCCGCGCAGGCGTGGACGCAGGTTGTCACACCCGCCACGGAGGGAATCGGGATCTTCGCGCTGGACCCGACCAACGCCTCCCGGCTGGCCATTTCCGCGCTCCACGCGAACACGGCCAACATGTATCTCTCCAACGACGGCGGGACGACCTGGACCCCCCTTCCTTCGCTCGACGCCATGATGAACGGCGGCGGGGACTTCAGGATGAGGACCCTCCGGGGGCCGACGAACTTCACCGGGCTGGGCGGCTATCACCAGCCCTCGCTCGTGGCCTTCGATCCGTTCGACGCGAGCAACATCCTCGCGGGGGGACGGGATTCCGGGATCTTCTACTCGACTGATTTCGGGACGAGCTGGACTCTGGCGACCGATCCCAGGAACTCCCACACCTCCGGAACGCCGCACGTCCCGCGCCCCAAGCACGCCTATTTCTCCGAAGCGGACCACGACAAGTCGATCTACGTCTCGAGCCAGGGGCGAGGGGTGTGGCGGTTCGGGATCTGCGAGGCGGACGCGTTCGAACCCGACGACGAGGATGGGTCGGCGAAGACGATCACCTCCGGCGAGACGCAGCAGCGCTCGATCTGCGGCACCGGGAATCCCGACTATGCGCGGTTCATCGTCGCCGAGCCGTCGTCGGGGGCGATCTCCACATCCGGGAGCAGCGGCTCCCTGAACGTAAAGCTCCTCAACGACCAGCTGCAGGTCGTGGCGGAGGCGCCCACGGGGCTGGATGTCGCGTGCGGTTCCCCGCAGGTGCTCCGGACCGGCCGGTACTCCATCGTCGTGGAGGAGCCGGGCCAGGACGACACGATCGCGTCGTACACGCTGTCGTTGAACCTCTCCCCGTGTTGCGGCAACGCGGCGATCGACGCGACCGCCGGCGAGGCCTGCGACGACGGGAACCGCGTCGACGGCGACTGCTGTTCCTCCGTCTGCGCGCTCGAGAACACTCCCATCCCCGCGATCACCGCGGCGACGATGACGTCGACCCAGATCACCTGGCCCGCCTCGGTCGACACGGATGCGTACGACGTCGTCGTGGGTGATCTGGGCATGTTGCGGCAGTCCGGGGGAGAGTTCAGCGGCTCCACCTTGCTGTGCCTCGCGGACGACGACCCCGCGACGTCGGTCGACCACACCTCCGTCGCTCCGTTTCCCGGGGGGGCGGCCTACTTCCTCGTCCGCGGCGTCAAATGCGGTAGCTCCGGGACCTTCGACGACCTCGGACCGCGACTCGCTCAGTCGCGCGACGGCGAACTCGCGGCGTCGGGGCTCCCGTGCACGACGCCGTGATCGGCCCGGCTTCGCCGGGCGAGGCTCTGGATACGGCCCTGGGGCGATGGGCTGCCCTGCCTCGAGTCGCATGACTCGCCGATCGTTCGACGTGCCGGAGCCAGGGCTCGAGCTCGAGTCCCGCGACGCGGGGCGAGAGTCGCAGGCCCGAAGGGCGAGCAGCCTGGACTCCCCGAAGGTAAGGGGATCTGACTCTGGTGAGGAAGGCGCGGCGATACGAGGAGGGTCGTGTCGTCCGAGGGTTATGGACGAGCAAGCCGACGCCTTTTCTCGACGCGCGGGAAGGGGGCCAAGCCAATCACCCTCGCGGGTGGGCTCGTCCGCGCGTGGCGGCCGCCTGTCCGTGACGCGCTCGGAAGAGAGCGGCACCTTCTCGGCGCGCCGGCGGGCACGCCACCGCCGGGATCAGGCGTGGCGCGGCACTGCGGTCAGCTCATGCACGATGAAGGCGTGCAACTCCGTCATGTAGTTGCGCAGGAACTTGACCGTGCCTTGGTCGGTGACCTCGCCCTCCGCGGTGATGAGCCCGGGCTTGAACTGGACGTAGGCTTCGACCGAGTTCATCAGTGGCGAATTGCAGTAGCACAGGATGCTGCGCAGCCCCTGCTGCGCCAGCGCGGTGCCGATGGCACCGGGCGAAGTGCCGATGACGCCCGACGGCTTGCGCGCGAAGGAGTTCTTGCCCCAGGGCCGGCTGGCCCAGTCG from Candidatus Polarisedimenticolaceae bacterium includes:
- a CDS encoding NADPH-dependent FMN reductase, whose protein sequence is MATYKVGYFVGSLASTSINRLLAKALVRLAPPELVLSEIAIKDLPLYSSDYDADYPPVAQAFKRAIAEVDAVLFVTPEYNRSIPGGLKNAIDWASRPWGKNSFARKPSGVIGTSPGAIGTALAQQGLRSILCYCNSPLMNSVEAYVQFKPGLITAEGEVTDQGTVKFLRNYMTELHAFIVHELTAVPRHA